The DNA sequence AGGCATGGATGGCCCCGGCACGGCGCACCGCGACGACGGCGGCACCCGCCTTTCTCCGGAGGAGGCCGTCGTTTGCAAGCCCCACATACCCGGCACGGTCGATGAGGGCCTTGGTTGCGGTCGAGACGTCCGCGAAGTAGGTTGGGCTTCCGATGAGGATGCCGTCGGCCGCAAACATCTTCGCCATCCACTCGTTCATCGGGTCGTCGTCGAGGATGCAGCGGCGATCCTTCGTCTCGAAGCAGCGGTTGCAGGCGATGCAGCCGTTCACCTTCGTCGCCCCGATATGGATGATCTCGGTCTCGATGCCCTCCTGTTCGAGCTCGTCACAGGCGGCCCGGAGGAGATGGTAGGTATTCCCCTTCTTGCGGGGGCTCCCGTTGAATGCGACAACCTTCATGGCGGATTCACTTCCCGCAGATATGCCGGGCGTGGTATTTATCGGTAACGGGGGCAGGACAAAAGAGTACGAGGGGCTTGGGAAATGGCCACCAACGCGGACACCGAATTCACTGACCCGCAGATCCGGAGAATGGCCGATCTTCCTTATTTCCACACCGAATCTTCATCCAGGTTCATTCTATATCCAAAAATACATTTGATTTCCATTTAATCAATTTTTTTCTTGAAATATCTCAAAATGGTGTTTTATTTATATTAGACATCATACGCCGCTTATTTATGGATCCTATTTCTGAAGAGCGCTTATCATCTCTCAGGTGAACCAGACGAAACAGGAGCCTTTCATCATGACCCGCCACCTGTTTTCCACCTGTATTGGTATCGCAATCCTTCTCCTCATACTCGGTACGGCAGCACCCGCCGCCGCCACCGACTGGGGCGTAAACACCACCCACTACCGGGAGCTTCCGTCCGGTCCATCCTATGCCAGCGCCACTCCCATCCAGGGCGCCATCGACGCCGCAGCCACCGGCGATACCATCACAGTGGAATACGGCAGCTACGACGAAGCTGTCACCGTTGCGGACAAGGATCTCGAAATCACCGGAACGCCGTCGGGGGATACCCTGCCCATCCTCCATGATTCATCCGGGACGGCATCTGCACTTGTCTCCTTCACCAACACGAGCCCGTCATTCGGGGGTTTTGCACTGGAGAACGATGTAAGCACGGATTATGGCATAAACATCGCTATCGCCCGCAATGTCACCCTTCACAATGTGAGCGCCGACGGGTTTGATGTCAGCGCCATCCATATCGGGGAGGTATCAGGAACCCATCTACTAACCGATATCAGCGCCACCGGCAGCATCACCGGGCCGAACATTGCCGTGGACACTCTTTCCGGCAGTCCACTGACGGATACCGCCACCCTGCGATCCGTCACCGCATCAGGGGCACTGGCCGGGGAGGGAATCGCCATCGAATTCGCAACCCTGCCGGTCAGCTTTGAACATGTGACCACTACCGGCAACAGCCTATCGAACATCCGCATCATGAATGCAGGCAGTCCTGACAGGTATCACACCTTCACGTTCTCCGACCTCATAAGCACGGGCTCGCACGGCGGCAACGGCCTTTACATCTCCATCTGCCGCGGGCCACTCGTCATCAGGGATGCAAACCTCAGTGGCAACCGGGGAAACGGAGCCTCCGTCGAATACTGCGGCCTCGACAATACCTCCGTCCCGGCAACGACCACCCTTGCCAATGTGACGGCCTCGGATGCAATCGCTGGATATGGTATCACTATTCATGAATGTCGGGGCCTCCTGACCCTGACCAATGTGACGGCAGAGCGCAACCATTATGAGAACATCAAGCTCGATGAGGTCGGTCGCAGTGGTATGGCCGAAACCATCCTCACCGACATTACCGCCACAGGGTCCGCCGCCGGCAAGGGCATCGGGGTAGGTTCCAGTACGGCACCGGTCACTCTGGACAATGTCACCGCAACCGGCAACAGCCTCCAGAATATCTGGCTGGGGAATATGCATGATGAGACCACCGTCCGGACAGTCACGGCTATGGATTCGGCAACCTCCCATGGCATCGAGATCGGATCTATTGAAGGATCGCTGCTCCTCTCCGGTGTCACCGCCTCGGCAAATGACAAGAGCGGCATCGCAGTCTATACAGAAGGTTCGAGCCTCACCCTGCAGGATGTGACGGCAAATGAAAACGGCCTCTCAAAGCCGGCGGACACATCATTTACCGAGACCGCGGGTATCTGGCTTGACATTCCGGGAACGCCTGCCGGAACCATCGATCGGATCAGCGCAGACGGCAACCAGGGGCCGGGGTTCTATATCCAGAGTGCGTACCGGGAAGCCATCGGAATAACGGCGGAAACCATCTCTGCATCGGGTAATCTTATAGGAGTCCTCTTCTCCTGCAGCGGAGGGGTCTTTACGAATCTTTCCACCTCCACAAACACCTTTGCCGGCATGATGTTTGACAGGGAAGCCTCCGGTGTCGTGGTGACGGACAGCACCGCAAACGAGAACCCGTTCGGCATCATGTTGGGCGGAAATATCGCTGGCATGGCAGAGATCACCTACGATGCGGAACAGTTCATGGATCGCAATAACAGCTACTATTACGATGCCGTGTATGACATGTCCGGGTGTGAACATATCGCCATCCGCGACTGCACCGCACAGGACAATTCGCTCTGGGATCTCTGGGTAACCCCGGTGGCCAGCATGGGCGATATCACCATCGAAGACCTCTCGACCCTGCCCGAAACCACGGTGTCCCCTGGCTTCAGCCCCTCTACCCATGGCCTGATGATGAGCGGCAGGGCGGCCTCCGACGTCCCTGCGCTTCCCGCCGGGGCATCCTCGACCCAGTTCGTTCTGGTCGCCGCAACGGACCCCAGCCTGGAGTATTCCCTGACTACTCCCCTGACCTTTACGGTGCCG is a window from the Methanovulcanius yangii genome containing:
- a CDS encoding flavodoxin family protein, which translates into the protein MKVVAFNGSPRKKGNTYHLLRAACDELEQEGIETEIIHIGATKVNGCIACNRCFETKDRRCILDDDPMNEWMAKMFAADGILIGSPTYFADVSTATKALIDRAGYVGLANDGLLRRKAGAAVVAVRRAGAIHAYDTINHLFGISEMVTVGSTYWNLGVGLAPGDVDDDEEGIVTMENLGRNMAWLLKKIQE